A window of Terriglobia bacterium genomic DNA:
TGTTCCCATTGGAGTATTTCTCAGTGGCGGCATCGATTCCTCCATCGTGGTTGCCGCAATGAGTGAACTTTCGCCCGGGAATGTCAACAGCTTCTCTGTGTCGTTTCCAGAACGCTCGTTTGACGAGGGAGAATACGCCGAGTTCGTGGCCAGGCATTTCAACACCAGGCATCACGTCCTCACGGCCGACGACAAAGCCATGCGCGGCGCACTGTTGACCCTGGTGGACCATCTCGACGAGCCGATGGCCGATCCCGCCATCCTTCCAACCTATCTGCTCTCATGTTTCGCGCGCCAACACATCAAGGTTGCATTAAGCGGAGAAGGCAGTGACGAACTGTTTGGCGGATACCCCACTTACCTCGGGGCTCGGGCGGCGAAATATTACCTGATGCTTCCCGATTTCCTTCGCCGGCAGGTTTTTGATCGGGTTCGGGAACTCTTGCCGGTCTCTTCAGACGCCGTGCCCAAAGGTCTGTTCCTCCGCCGCTTTTTGACACATGTCGAAAAAGATCCGGCGGTGCGCCATCATTCGTGGTTCGGCATGTTTTCCGCGGACGAACTGGAGCAGCTTTACAGCCCGGCGTGGGCGGGCCCACACTCCCCGATCGGCGTTATTTTCAGTCCGCTGTCGCGGGTCCTGGAAGGCGCCCGCTTTGATGAAGTGCTGGGGGAAATGCTCTATCTGGATTTCCGGATGTATCTTGAAGACAACCTGTTGGTCAAGGTGGACCGCGCCAGCATGGCCTGTTCGCTGGAAATGAGGACCCCTTTCCTCGACCATCGCCTCATCGAGTTTGCGGCGGGCCTGCCGACCGACCTGAAGGTGCGCGGCTTCCAGACCAAATATATTCTGAAGAAAGCCGTAGAAAAGTGGTTGCCGCCCAGGATCGTTTACAGGCAGAAGCGCGGCTTCACCGTACCCGTGGCAGGCTGGCTTCGCAATGAACTACAGCCGCTTGTGGCTGAAACGCTGGAAGAAGGAAAGCTGAAGCGCCAGGGGCTGTTCAACAGCGCGTATGTCCAACAGTTGATTCGCGAGCATTCAACCGCCCAGGTTGACCACCGGAAAGCCCTATGGACGCTGCTTTGTTTCCAGCTCTGGTACGATCGGTGGAACATGGGAGACTAGAACGCTTGCGCCCCCGCAAATTCAACCCGAACTCGCCTTACGACCTGCCTCCGCGCGAGGCTTTCACTCCCCATGAGTGGGAGATCATCCAAACCTGCCGGACACCACGCCAGGTGCAGAA
This region includes:
- the asnB gene encoding asparagine synthase (glutamine-hydrolyzing); amino-acid sequence: MCGICGIHNMFLRPLDNPELVDRMSARLRHRGPDSQGKFQLPHLALAIRRLSIIDLKTGDQPLSNETGDINLVFNGEIYNYRELRKDLLERGHIFKTQSDGEVIAHLYEEAGPKFVRELNGMFAIALWDDREKRLVLARDRAGEKPLYYWESDDTLLFGSEIKALLEHPHVSREIDREALSQYFFYGYFPSPRSVYSDIKKLPAAHLMVVENQQMHIECYWKLQAYLRKPEAASLSRTQEEEACEELREKLSEAAVSRLVSDVPIGVFLSGGIDSSIVVAAMSELSPGNVNSFSVSFPERSFDEGEYAEFVARHFNTRHHVLTADDKAMRGALLTLVDHLDEPMADPAILPTYLLSCFARQHIKVALSGEGSDELFGGYPTYLGARAAKYYLMLPDFLRRQVFDRVRELLPVSSDAVPKGLFLRRFLTHVEKDPAVRHHSWFGMFSADELEQLYSPAWAGPHSPIGVIFSPLSRVLEGARFDEVLGEMLYLDFRMYLEDNLLVKVDRASMACSLEMRTPFLDHRLIEFAAGLPTDLKVRGFQTKYILKKAVEKWLPPRIVYRQKRGFTVPVAGWLRNELQPLVAETLEEGKLKRQGLFNSAYVQQLIREHSTAQVDHRKALWTLLCFQLWYDRWNMGD